AATTTCACGAGGGGGCACAAGTGCCACCTGTAAGCAATACTTACACTGCCACAAGCTGACTGAGGGTTATTGATCTGCTCCGCAGTGAGCTCCAGCTTCCCAACCTTCTCCTCGGCCTCAGCCCTGCCACAAGTACAGTTCTTGCATGCTTTCTTTGCTGCCCCCACCTCACAGTCCCCAACTGGTGAAAACATCAGTGAAAACATCACTTAACTGTTTAGGATCCAAACCTAAACTGGCTATTGCTTACGGAGTTGAACTAAGTTGACGGGTTTTGTTGCTCTACCAACTGGAAGTTGTGGTTTCTTCAGGTCCTCCTCAGTCAAGAGACTGTCTTCATCAATCAGATCAGAGTCGTCGTCAATTTGAATCTTGGGAAGGGCTTTTGTTGTTTTCTTAAGGGGAAAAGAAGAGCCCATGCTCCAGCTAGCCTTCTTTGCCTTAACCTACAAGTGGTTCAAATTAGCACAAAAACTAAAGCCTGCACAGCAAAACTAACATACTATAACACATGATCTTAGACCACTCACTGTAACAGATTGCACGCTATCCTGCGAGCTTGCAGCAGAAGATTGCACTTCAGCAAATCCACCCATCAGTAACTTGCGCTCAATATCAGTGTTCGGCTAACGGAGACAATCATAAAAAAATTAAGAACTTTAAATCGACATTGCAAGAGAAACGAGACAACAAAGACAGATTCTGATAAGTTAATACCTTCTGACTGGATGAGGGTGCAGGGCTCTGCACCAATACTCTTCCACCAGCTTTCAGCACCCGCCTGATTTCAGCAACCAATTGCTCCCTCAAGCTTTCCACGTTTTTAATGACTGCAAGAACCGCACCAACTGATGCATCTTCAAAAGGCAACTTCCCACCTGATGCATGGCAGAACAATAGTTTGGTCACGGTTTTGTgataacacacacacacacacacacacacacacacacacacacacacacacacacacggcaTAGCACTAGCAAAGCATAACACAAATTAAAAATCGAACATTATTGTTTAATAGAGGCTCCCAAAATCAGGAATGCTAGCACTTGGCTTATTCATAAACACACACATCCATAATCAGGAAGCATACATTACTGAACCATTAAATTTAATAATAAAAATTCAGATGTTGAATCCATGGCTGAAATTTTCTGTTCCTTTTGAAA
This portion of the Zea mays cultivar B73 chromosome 2, Zm-B73-REFERENCE-NAM-5.0, whole genome shotgun sequence genome encodes:
- the LOC100276430 gene encoding anamorsin homolog isoform X2, with the translated sequence MSAALAVTDEVALPIRAVGDLAAAAEVSREEVAVITQCAALGGKLPFEDASVGAVLAVIKNVESLREQLVAEIRRVLKAGGRVLVQSPAPSSSQKPNTDIERKLLMGGFAEVQSSAASSQDSVQSVTVKAKKASWSMGSSFPLKKTTKALPKIQIDDDSDLIDEDSLLTEEDLKKPQLPVVGDCEVGAAKKACKNCTCGRAEAEEKVGKLELTAEQINNPQSACGSCGLGDAFRCGTCPYRGLPPFKPGEKVSLSGNFLAADI
- the LOC100276430 gene encoding anamorsin homolog isoform X1 codes for the protein MSAALAVTDEVALPIRAVGDLAAAAEVSREEVAVITQCAALGGKLPFEDASVGAVLAVIKNVESLREQLVAEIRRVLKAGGRVLVQSPAPSSSQKPNTDIERKLLMGGFAEVQSSAASSQDSVQSVTVKAKKASWSMGSSFPLKKTTKALPKIQIDDDSDLIDEDSLLTEEDLKKPQLPVGRATKPVNLVQLLGDCEVGAAKKACKNCTCGRAEAEEKVGKLELTAEQINNPQSACGSCGLGDAFRCGTCPYRGLPPFKPGEKVSLSGNFLAADI